From a single Lolium rigidum isolate FL_2022 chromosome 7, APGP_CSIRO_Lrig_0.1, whole genome shotgun sequence genomic region:
- the LOC124673682 gene encoding ricin B-like lectin R40G2: MAQHEPTFKIFCRADEAYCLTIRHDAVVLAPTNPRDEYQHWYKDMRHSTRVKDAEGHPAFALVNRATGLAVKHSLGQSHPVKLVPYNADYLDESVLWTESNDVGKGFRCIRMVNNIHLNFDALHGDKDHGGVRDGTGVVLWEWCKGDNQCWKVLPWGAAGDGYAHPPPQPAYGGTGYGYGGGSSGGPDPYAPPPPAYGGGGYAPPPGPYGGGGYAPPPPPGAHGAEAYAPPGPGYGYGNLHRSLASENTVRVLCRAGEDYSLTVRNGAVCLAPTNPRDEYQHWVKDMRHSTRIKDEEGYPAFALVNKVTGEAIKHSLGQNHPVKLVPYNPEYLDESVLWTESKDVGKGFRCIRMVNNIYLNFDALHGDKDHGGVHDGTEIVLWEWCKGDNQRWKIVPW; the protein is encoded by the exons ATGGCCCAGCACGAGCCGACCTTCAAGATCTTCTGCCGCGCCGACGAGGCCTACTGCCTCACCATCCGCCACGACGCCGTCGTCCTCGCCCCGACCAACCCCCGCGACGAGTACCAG cacTGGTACAAGGACATGAGGCACAGCACGCGTGTGAAGGACGCGGAGGGCCACCCGGCGTTCGCGCTGGTGAACCGCGCCACGGGGCTCGCCGTCAAGCACTCGCTCGGGCAGTCCCACCCGGTGAAGCTCGTCCCCTACAACGCCGACTACCTGGACGAGTCGGTGCTGTGGACGGAGAGCAACGACGTGGGCAAGGGCTTCCGCTGCATCCGCATGGTCAACAACATCCACCTCAACTTCGACGCCCTCCACGGCGACAAGGACCACGGCGGCGTCCGCGACGGCACCGGCGTCGTGCTCTGGGAGTGGTGCAAGGGCGACAACCAGTGCTGGAAGGTCCTGCCCTGGGGTGCTGCAGGAGACGGCTACGCGCATCCGCCACCGCAGCCAGCTTACGGGGGCACAGGGTACGGGTATGGCGGCGGCTCGTCCGGTGGCCCGGATCCCTATGCGCCACCGCCGCCTGCGTATGGAGGTGGAGGGTATGCGCCGCCGCCGGGTCCGTATGGAGGTGGAGGGTacgcgcccccgccgccgccgggtgcGCACGGCGCCGAGGCGTACGCGCCGCCGGGCCCGGGGTACGGGTATGGCAACCTGCACCGTTCGCTGGCGTCGGAGAACACCGTGCGCGTTCTCTGCAGGGCTGGCGAGGACTACAGCCTCACCGTGAGGAATGGGGCCGTGTGCCTCGCGCCCACCAACCCTAGAGACGAATACCAG CACTGGGTGAAGGACATGAGGCACAGCACCCGCATCAAGGACGAGGAAGGCTACCCTgcctttgccctggtaaacaaggTCACCGGCGAAGCCATCAAGCACTCCCTCGGACAGAACCACCCA GTGAAGCTTGTACCTTACAACCCGGAGTACCTGGATGAGTCGGTGCTGTGGACGGAGAGCAAGGACGTGGGCAAGGGGTTCCGCTGCATCCGCATGGTGAACAACATCTACCTCAACTTCGACGCCCTCCACGGTGACAAGGACCACGGCGGCGTCCACGACGGCACCGAGATCGTGCTCTGGGAGTGGTGCAAGGGCGATAATCAGCGCTGGAAGATCGTCCCCTGGT AG